The following is a genomic window from Candidatus Poribacteria bacterium.
CAGGGGATCGGGATCGTAGCTGCTGCGTATGAGCGTCAGTGCGAGTTCATTTTCGGTCGCGCTATGGCCGTATTTGTAATCGTTCAGGAGCGTCACACCCACATTGCCTTTGCCGTCCAGCCTCTCGCCCGTCAGATCGGCCCACCTCAGCGCCGGTACCTCCTCGCCGTTGGTGGGCCTTTCGATATGGCCGCAGGGAATCTCGAACCTGGCTCTGCCGCTGCGCACCGCTATGGGGAAGACGATCCTCAACATCGGCACGCCGTAATCGGGTCTGCCTATCTCCAGCCAGTCGATGGCAAGCCTGAGCTCCACCCAGGGGATCCCCGCCTTGAGCGAGATCTCGGTTGTAAACCGCGACTCATTGTGCTTCCGATGAGCTCGGATGAGGCCCAGATATGGCCCCTTATGAACGACCTCCAACGTGGCGCCATCGATGAGATCGACCTGTTTGACTATTTGACCTATCTCCCATGCAGTCATGCCGTGTGGCTCTTCAAGCAGCCATCGAAGCAGGCCAAGTTTGCCGCCGTCGGGGACTAGATCGTATCCCGTTCTCTTATCCACCAGCGAGGAGATCGCCCCCGAGCTCGGGTCCACTTCGACCCTCAGGAACTCGTTTTCGATCACGTTCGGTTCCTCAACCTTAACAGCTTGCTCGGCTTTAAGGGATGACTCGGAAAGGCCGACGGCATAAACCCTATATCCGACCGGCGGCAGTTTCCTGACCGGGAAGAGAACGCTCGTGAACCGGTGTCCCCAGTATCCGCCCTGCTCGACCACCTGGCCGGGTATCTCCTCGCCTGAAGGTGAGATGACCTTAACGCGATCGGCGGGGAGATCTTTATCCCAGACTTTAACCGTCACCAGCTCATCCCTCTCCCACGGATTGGGGTTGAAGACGATGAAAGGATCGATCGGTATCGCGCCGGTCCCGATGCTCGAGACTTTTCCGAGGGCACTCTCGTTTCCCGCTCCCGCCCCGATGTTATCGCCGAGATCTCCGGCCGATCCATTCATCCCCGTTGTATCCACCCGTGATGCCAGTGAACGTAGGGCTCTGGTCTTGATCATACCGGCTCTTGCAAGTATCTCCTGGAAAAGACCCTGTGAGTATTCATATGTGGCATGGACTCCGGAGCCCGGAAGTATGTCGTGGAACTGATTGAACATGGCGTTTCGCCAGGCCACGGCGAGATCCTCCACGGGATAGGGCATCCCTAAGAGCCGGGAGCCGATGACGGCAGCCACCTCAGCCTCGAAGAGGCGGTTTTCGCTATATCTGTTGGCCCGTTTGATGTTGCTCTGCGAGGTATAACACCCTCTGAAGACGAAGTTCAATTCATCGTCCACGACCGTTAGATCTTCAGGAAGCTTAGGCTCTATAACCGAGAAATACTCCTCCGTAGTGCTGAGCTTGATTTTCGGGAAGATCGGCCAGGAGTTTATCTCAATGACGTTCATCAGATCCCGTCTCGTCGGCCCGCCTCCGTGGTCTCCGACGCCGTAGACGAAGAGGTAGTCTTTCAAACCCGTCTCTTTTTCGAACTTGAACAGGGCAGAGATTATGTCCCCTCCAGTCGGTCCGCCCATAGGGGTT
Proteins encoded in this region:
- a CDS encoding alpha-mannosidase, with translation MEERLESIRSSVKGERRYIDRFYHEIRFSLGLCEARPEKKEEWQRLIEKAVQHVESKLKEGESDLKSAVEEAEKILKPIGKVAKEYTIYCVGHAHIDMNWMWPWPETVSVINDTFSTVDRLMDEFPEFRFSQSQASTYMALKEYLPELYERVKERFKEGRWEITASTWVEGDENLSSGEMICRHLLYTKRFISQEFGVPVDAIKIDWEPDLFGHPHTMPSFLARAGVKRYYFCRGGKGHKLFWWRGPDGSRVLAYDDSELWYIGHMNPADKTPMGGPTGGDIISALFKFEKETGLKDYLFVYGVGDHGGGPTRRDLMNVIEINSWPIFPKIKLSTTEEYFSVIEPKLPEDLTVVDDELNFVFRGCYTSQSNIKRANRYSENRLFEAEVAAVIGSRLLGMPYPVEDLAVAWRNAMFNQFHDILPGSGVHATYEYSQGLFQEILARAGMIKTRALRSLASRVDTTGMNGSAGDLGDNIGAGAGNESALGKVSSIGTGAIPIDPFIVFNPNPWERDELVTVKVWDKDLPADRVKVISPSGEEIPGQVVEQGGYWGHRFTSVLFPVRKLPPVGYRVYAVGLSESSLKAEQAVKVEEPNVIENEFLRVEVDPSSGAISSLVDKRTGYDLVPDGGKLGLLRWLLEEPHGMTAWEIGQIVKQVDLIDGATLEVVHKGPYLGLIRAHRKHNESRFTTEISLKAGIPWVELRLAIDWLEIGRPDYGVPMLRIVFPIAVRSGRARFEIPCGHIERPTNGEEVPALRWADLTGERLDGKGNVGVTLLNDYKYGHSATENELALTLIRSSYDPDPLPELGRHEIKLALLPHGEDWTPSYAIRAGYDFNRSIEIVATDVHEGDLPKEKGFIAVHPSNIFISGLKKAEDGDGLVIRLYETEGRATEAEIRIDPSLVKPDSEVVEVDLLERPIRKETLKMEGDLLKIQVPSFGITTIRIG